Within Dysosmobacter sp. Marseille-Q4140, the genomic segment ACTTGGACATCTTCTCGCCGCCCTCGCCCAGGATCATACCGTGGCTGGTGCGCTTGGCATAGGGCTCCTTGGTGGGCACCACGCCGATGTCATAGAGGAACTTGTGCCAGAAGCGGCTGTACAGCAGGTGCAGCGTGGTGTGCTCCATGCCGCCGTTGTACCAGTCCACGGGAGACCAGTAGTCCAGAGCCTCCTTGCTGGCCAGAGCCTTGTCGTTGTGGGGGTCCATATACCGCAGGAAGTACCAGCTGGAGCCGGCCCACTGGGGCATGGTGTCGGTCTCCCGCTGGGCGGGGCCGCCGCACTGGGGGCAGGTGGTGTTGACCCAGTCGGTCATCTTGGACAGCGGAGACTCGCCGGTGTCGGTGACCTCGTAGGAGTCCACCTCCGGCAGCAGCAGGGGCAGCTGATCCTCCGGCAGGGGCACCCAGCCGCACTTGGGGCAGTTCACCAGGGGGATGGGCTCGCCCCAGTAGCGCTGGCGGCTGAACACCCAGTCGCGCAGCTTGAAGTTGGTCTTGGGATGGCCGATGCCCTGCTCCGTGACCCACTTCTTCATGGCGGGGATGGCCTCCTTGACGGTCATGCCATCCAGGAAGCCGGAGTTGACCATGATGCCGGTGTCGTCCTTGAGGGTGAAGGCCTCCTTGGTGATGTCGCCGCCCTTGACCACCTCGATGATGGGCAGGCCGAACTTGGTGGCGAACTCCCAGTCGCGCTGGTCGTGGCCGGGCACGCCCATGACGATGCCGGTGCCGTAGCCCATAAGGACGTAGTCGGAGACGAACAGAGGAACCTGCTTGCCGCTGGCGGGGTTGACGGCCTCGATGCCCTCCAGGCGGACGCCGGTCTTTTCCTTGTTCAGCTCCCCGCGCTCAAAGTCGGACTTGTGGGCGGCCTCGTCGATATAGGCGGACACGGCGTCCCAGTTCCGGATCTGGTCCTTCCACTGCTGGAGGTAGGGGTGCTCCGGGGAGATGACCATATAGGTCACGCCGAAGAGCGTATCGCAGCGGGTGGTGTAGACAGTCAGCTTGTCGCCGTTGGTGGCGGTGAAATCCACCTCGGTGCCCTCGGACCGGCCGATCCAGTTGCGCTGCTGGATCTTGACGCGGTTGATGAAGTCCACGTCGTCCAGGTCGTCGATCAGGCGGTCGGCGTACTTGGTGATGGCCAGCATCCACTGGCTCTTCTCCTTGCGGATGACCTCGCCGCCGCAGCGCTCGCACACGCCCTCCACCACTTCCTCGTTGGCCAGGACGATCTTGCAGCTGGTGCACCAGTTGACGGGCATGGAGGCCTTGTAGGCCAGGCCCTTCTTGAACATCTGCAGGAAGATCCACTGGGTCCACTTGTAGTAGTCGGGATCGGTGGTGTTGACGGTCC encodes:
- the leuS gene encoding leucine--tRNA ligase, coding for MKYDFTAIEKKWQQKWLEEKPFTAVTGDTTREKFFGLIEFPYPSGQGLHVGHARPFTAMDIICRKKRMQGYNVLFPIGYDAFGLPTENYAVQHHIHPAKVTHDNVENFEKQLHMLGYSFDWDRTVNTTDPDYYKWTQWIFLQMFKKGLAYKASMPVNWCTSCKIVLANEEVVEGVCERCGGEVIRKEKSQWMLAITKYADRLIDDLDDVDFINRVKIQQRNWIGRSEGTEVDFTATNGDKLTVYTTRCDTLFGVTYMVISPEHPYLQQWKDQIRNWDAVSAYIDEAAHKSDFERGELNKEKTGVRLEGIEAVNPASGKQVPLFVSDYVLMGYGTGIVMGVPGHDQRDWEFATKFGLPIIEVVKGGDITKEAFTLKDDTGIMVNSGFLDGMTVKEAIPAMKKWVTEQGIGHPKTNFKLRDWVFSRQRYWGEPIPLVNCPKCGWVPLPEDQLPLLLPEVDSYEVTDTGESPLSKMTDWVNTTCPQCGGPAQRETDTMPQWAGSSWYFLRYMDPHNDKALASKEALDYWSPVDWYNGGMEHTTLHLLYSRFWHKFLYDIGVVPTKEPYAKRTSHGMILGEGGEKMSKSRGNVVNPNDIVDQYGADTMRLYIMFIGDFEKAATWSNDAVKGSKRFLDRVWNLAEAASDSYDVTPANEAIIHKTIKKVTEDIDSLKMNTAIAAMMTMVNELGANGCTRGDVKYLLLLLNPFAPHITEELWEMLGFASQTGKMCCQAQWPVYDESKTVASTVDMAVQVNGKLKGTITMPAGSNEAAVVAAAMAVEKVQKATEGMKIVKTILVKDRLVNLIVKPQ